The genomic window GCAATGTGTTGCTCGACTGGGGTTTGTGGTCCGAGTGTCGATCCAGAATTAACAAGGGTAGCAGCAGCTGTTTATTTACTCGAAAAGAAGGGGTTCGATATTAAACGATATCAGTTAACAAATGATCCTGATAAATTTGCTGATAACAAGGAAATAAATCGTATCTTAATGGAAAAAGGACCAGATGCTTTACCTGTTGTTTTAGTTGATGGGGAAGTTGAAAAAGTTGGTAATTATCCATCAAATGAAGAATTAGCTGAGTGGTTTAACGTTGAGTCCGAAGAATTAACCAAAAAACCAAAAACTCGACTATCCATTAATTTAAATAACCTTAAGTAAATTTGAAAGTAGGTGAAACAATGTATCCACTATTCAACCCTAATCATATCAAGACGAAGTTTTTATTTTTAACGGGAAAAGGTGGGGTAGGTAAAACATCAACGGCTTGTGCAGCAGCTGTAGCATTAGCAGATCGAGGAGATAAAGTACTACTAATTAGTACCGATCCCGCTTCTAATCTACAAGATGTATTTAATATCGAATTAACGAGTAAACCGAAAGCTATTCCAAAGGTTGCGAATTTATTTGTTAGCAATATTGATCCAGAAGAATCAGCAAAAGCCTATCGCGAAAAAATGGTAGGCCCATATCGTGACAAATTGCCAGCAGCTGTTGTGGCTACAATGGAAGAGCAGTTATCAGGTGCTTGTACAGTAGAAATTGCAGCATTTGATGAATTTACGGGCTTTCTTACCAATAGCGAGATTGTAGATCAGTACGAGCATATTATTTTTGATACAGCTCCAACAGGCCATACGTTACGACTATTACAATTACCAACGGCTTGGAATGGATTTTTAGAAGAAAGTACTCACGGAGCTTCTTGTTTGGGGCCATTATCGGGACTTGCAGATAAAAAGGATTTATATGCAAAGGCGGTATCTGCCTTATCTGATGTGGCGAGAACAACGTTAATTCTTGTTTCAAGACCTGAAAGTTCATCCCTAATAGAAGCCGATCGTGCTTCCCGAGAATTAAAAGAGATCGGCATCAATAATCAAATCTTGATTGTTAATGGGCTCCTACAGGAGCATAACGAAAGTGATGAAGTGGCGTCTACCTTTTACATGCGTCAAAGAGAGGCTTTAAGGACAATACCAGAGAATTTAAACCAAATGAAGGTTTACTCATTACCGTATGTACCTTACTCGTTAACAGGAATAGAGAATTTACGTATTCTATTTCAACCGTACAAAGCGGAAGTAATGGCAGCGGATGTTGAACGAAGGGAGATCAACCTTCCAGGGTTAAAGGAAGTTGTCGCTGACTTTTCTGCTAATGGTACGAAGTTAATATTCACTATGGGCAAGGGAGGCGTGGGTAAAACAACGGTTGCATCAGCGATCGCTGTTGGATTAGTCGAAAAAGGACATCGTGTGCATTTAACGACTACCGATCCTGCAGCTCACTTAGAATATCAATTCCAATCTGAACAGCAGAATGAAAGATTAACGATTAGCAGAATCGATCCTAAGGTAGAAGTTGAAAAATATAAAGCAAAAGTCCTGGAAAATTCGAGTAAGGATTTAGATGAAGAAGGTCTTGCTTATTTAAAAGAGGACTTAGAATCACCTTGTACAGAAGAAATTGCCATTTTCCAAGCGTTCGCAGAAGTGGTGGCCAAAACAGAAAATGAAGTGGTTGTCATTGATACGGCACCAACTGGGCATACCTTATTATTATTAGATGCTTCCGAATCCTATAGCAAGGAAATAGCAAGATCAACAGGGGATGTTCCAGAAAGTGCTAAAATGCTATTGCCACAAATAAGAAATCCAAAAGAAACGGCTGTAGTCATTGTAACGCTTGCAGAGGCGACACCTGTTTTAGAAGCTTCAAGGTTACAAGATGATCTAAGACGTGCTAGTATTCATCCGAAGTGGTGGGTAATTAATCAAAGTCTATTTGCAACGAATACAACTGATCCCATTTTAAAAGGAAAAGCATTAGCAGAGCAAGTGTGGATTCAAGAAGTACATGATAAGCAGGCAAATAATGCTGCGCTTATTCCTTGGTTCCATGAGGAAAAAATAGGATATAACAGCTTAAAGGATTTTATTAGTTGAATAGGAATAAGTAAAGAATTACAAAAGGAGAATGGATGTAATGACAACAAAGAATTACCATGAATTATTTAAAAATCGGATATATATTGGTGGAGCAGACGACGTTAATGATTTACTTGATAATGAAAAAGTAGATCTTGTATTTGACTTAAGGGCAGAGGCGCCAACAGAAGAAGTAAACTATAATCGCGTGCACAGTCCAATCGTTGATGATGCAGCGGACCAAGATGAATCTGTTAAGAAATCCATTGAACAAGTAGTTAAGGCATATAATGAAGGAAAAAATATTTATTTTCATTGCCAAGGCGGAAGTAACCGTACAGGTACAGTAGCAATAGGCACGTTGCTTCGTTTAGGTAAAGCAAATTCTATTGATGAGGCAGAAAAAATAGCTAAGGAAGCTAGACCGAAAATAAATGTAAAGCCAGAGATGAAAGAAACGTTATCTAGAATATTCGCAAATAAATAAAATGAACTAGCAATAATTCAAGGATTAGGTGAAAAATTTCATCTAATCCTTTTATGTTTGACTGCTAACTTTATATCTTCAGCACATTACTACTTCCTTCACCATTTAGCAAAAGAATGTCCACGATATCTCCTTTTTTATAGCCTCTAGTACCGCCTGGTAAAACAACCAAACAATCTGAGTTTGCAAGTGACCTAACTACCCCCGATTTATCTAGCCCTACAGGTTGGGCGTAAATTTTACCTTCTTCAATTTTCATTTTACTACGAATAAAACGGACAAAAGGATTCGGTTTAGGGAAATCTACTTTTAGAAGTCCTTGAATTTTTTGTAAGTGTGGTTTCTCCGAACCTAAGTAGTGTTGAATCCATGGTCGAGCCAATAACTCAAAACCGACAAAGCAAGCAGAAGGATTTCCGGACAAACCAAATAATAGTTTACCTTTGTATTCAGCAACTGTTGTTACACTTCCGGGTCGCATCCCTATTTTATTAAAGAGGACATTAGCGCCTAACTTTTCATAGACTGCTGGTAAAAAATCAAAATCTCCTACTGATACTCCCCCGGTCGTAATTAGAGTGTCTACTTTTCCTAAAGCAGAAACAATAGACTCAAAACATTGATCGAATTGATCATCTAGTTTTCCGAAGTATTTTGGATCCCCACCGGCTTTTATTATTTGCGAGACAATCATATAAGAATTACTGTTCCTTATTTTTCCTGGTTTAAGTGCTTCATGAACATCTAGTAGTTCAGTACCGGTTGCGTACACTCCAATAACAGGCTTTTTAGTTACTGGTACTTTATGATATCCAAATGTAGCTAATAAAGCTTTCACTCCGGGTTCTATCTTGCGTCCAGGCTCAACAAGTATTTCACCGATACGTGTTTCTTCTGCTTGGAACGAAACGTTATCCCCAGGCTTAAAAGATCGTTTAATAACGACATAGGTATTTCCACTTCTGACCACTTCTTTCGTTAATTCAAACATAACAATTACATCAGTTCCTTTTGGCATTTTTGCTCCGGTCATAATTCGAATTGCTTGCCCCTGTTTTGGAACCTTTTTTGCGATCCCACCAGCTCCAACTGTTTCAATTACTTCAAGTTCAATTGGGTTTGTTTGAGATGCTAAAACTGTGTCCTCAGCTCGAACAGCGAATCCATCTAATGGAGAGCGGTTAAATGGTGGAATATCATGGTCTGCTTTTATTGGCGCATGTAATATGCGGTTATCACTTGCATCTAATGAAACATATTCACACACACTTTCTCTTGAAAATTGCATGACTCTTTCCACTGCCTCTTGTATTTTAATTGGGTTACGATCGATTTTCATACATATCTTCCTTCCTTCACTGAAATGTCAAAAATGAATTCTTAGAAAGAGACTTCTTTTTACGAATAGTTTAACTGATCATTCAGTAATATCAACGATTTTTTTTGTAGGGAATATTATTGCCACAATTACGTTTTTTCCCTACAAGAGATATCCGTTTTCCTGATAGTGATAAAAATCACAATTAGTGCAAAATGAAGATAACAACAGGCACTACAATGAAAAATATCCCAATATATTGATCAACTAATGCACTTTGTGAATAATTTCACAAAGAGAACGAAATGCGTGTTATAGTTTAAGTGTACTAAAAAGAAGGAGGGGATTAAATGCTATCAAATATCGGAATACCAGGATTAATTTTAATTTTAGTCATCGCACTTATTATTTTCGGACCTAAAAAGCTACCTGAAATGGGTAGAGCAATAGGTGAAACATTAAAGGAGTTCAAAAAATCAACCCGTCAATTAACAGAGTTTGACGAAGTATCACAGGATAAGACAAAAGAGTAACTAAAAAAGGATATAGATGAAGAGGAGGAAAAGTGCATGAGAAGACGTACGTTTCTTAAAGCAAGTGCAGCAGCTGGTGCATTAGCGGCGGTTAGTAGTGCAATGCCAATTTCATTAAGTAATTTAGAAGAATCGAGAGTCAAAGCAGATGCAATGAAAGAAGAAAAATGGGTTAATAGTTTTTGTACTAACTGTGTAGGTTGGTGTCCTTTACGAGTTAGAGTGGTAAACGGCAAGGCAGTTCACGTTGAGGGAAACCCACTTTCAAAAACAACTGGCGGGAAGATTTGTCCTAAAGGCCATTTAGGTCTTCAACAAATGTATGATCCAGATCGTATTAAAGGCCCGATGAAAAGAACGAATCCTAAGAAAGGTAAAAATGAAGATCCGCAATTTGTACCTATTTCATGGGATGAAGCATTGGAAACAGTAGCAAATAAAATGAAGGAGCTACGTAATAGTGGTAATGCTCACAAAGTAGTATTAAATCGTGGTCGTTACAACACGTTAGATGTTCATTTATTGTACGAACGTTTTTGTAAAGTTTATGGAACTCCAAATAATATATCTCATAGCTCAATTTGTGCTGAGGCAACGAAGCAAGGTAGACAGATGGCAGATGGAGTATGGGATTATGTGGGAATTGACCTAGAAAGAACGAACTATCTATTATGTTTTGGAATGAGCCCGCTAGAAGCTCATCGTCCATATACAAGATTACTTAATGCTTTCGGAAAGGTTCGAGATCGAGCCAACCGTATAAAAATGGTCGTCGTAGATCCGCGAATGAGTGTTTCCGCTGCTAAGGCAGATGAATGGGTTGCATTAAATCCTGGAACAGACGGAGCTCTTGCTAATGCTATAGCACATGTTATCCTAACCGAAGGGTTATGGGATAAGAATTTTGTGGGAGACTTTGTAAATCCAGAAGATAAGTTTACAACTGGAAAAACAATTATGGAAACATCAGGGACTAATGAAGCTGGTGAACCGATACCAACATTTGTTGAAAATGAAACCCATGGGTTAATAAAATGGTGGAACATGGTTTTAAAAGATGCTACCCCTGAATGGGCGGCAGATATTACAGGTATTTCTGCAGATCGTATTATTAAAATAGCGAAAGAATTTGCGACAACAAAACCTGCGTATGCTTGGAGTGGTCGAGGAACGGGAATGCGGCCTAATGGAGCCTATTGCACATACAGTGTATACGTATTAAATGGGTTAGTTGGATCCATTGATGTACCCGGAGGAATTATTTATCCATCAGGTTCAACATATGCAGAGGATCCAATAGATCATACAGTGGTAATGGACGATATTGCTAACAAAGGCTTAGAGCAACCTCGTATAGATAACCGTCGTTCAAAGCAATTTCCAAATGCGGGTGTTGTTACAGCACAATTAGGGGAAGCCATATTAAATGAAGACCCTTATAATGTTGAAATGATTTTAGCGTATTTTAACAATTTTACATTCTCAATTCCAAATACGAAAGTATATGAAGAGGCTTATGCTAAAGTTCCATTTATCGTTCATATTACACCAATGATGGCTGAACTCACGACCTATGCTGATATTATTTTACCTACACCAACGAGCTTTGAGAAATGGAATTACACACACCCAGTAAAATCAGGTCTTTATGCGGAAACAAGAATTTCTACACCTGTCGTACAGCCTTTATATGACACGATGCAAACGGCTGATATTACACTTGAGCTTGCAAAGCGTATTGGGGGATCAGTGGCAAAGACATTCGAAGGGGTTAATGTTCAAGAATATATTAAGGCACGCTTAGGAGAAATGCAGTCTTGGGATGAGTGGATGGAAAAAGGAATTCATGTAAAAGATCCGTATAAGATTGGTTCTACCCGAGAGATAGGTTTTCCAACACCTACTGGGAAGTTTGAATTTTTCGCGAACACTACTAAACTATTATTTGAAGAAAGAGGAATTTCTGTAACGAATGATGCTGACATGGCACGTATAAAGGTTGATGCAAGAGGCGATCTAGTTTACCTTCCACATTGGGAAAAACCTAAGGATTTAGGTACTAAAGAAGAGTATCCGCTATTATTAATCTCCTATAAATCAGCACTTGCAGGTGAAGGTCGTACAGCAAATAACCCTTGGGCTCAAGATCGTTTCTTAGTCCAGTATGGAGCGGGAAATACGACTTTTGCTGAGATTAATCCAGATACTGCAGAAAAATGGGGGATTAACGAAGGTGATTTAGTTAAAGTGTCGTCATTATTTGGAGAAGTACAATGTCAAGCCAAGCTTTCGGAAGGAATTCATCCTGATATCTTAGCCATGGTTTATGGTAATGGTCACTGGGCTTATGGAAGATTTGCGAAAGATAAAGGCGTAAACCCGAACGATTTAAAAGGTACAGATTATGAATATATTTCAGGATCATCAAGTTACTATAATACACGCGTAAAAGTAACAAAAGTTTAGGGAGGTGTAAAAAATGAGAATAGGAATGGTAATAGATATAGATAAATGTACAGCATGTCAAGCTTGCACGATTGCGTGTTGCTCTGAAAATAATCTTCCAAAAGGTATTCAAAGAACAAATATCTACCCAATTGGACCAAAAGGTAAATTTCCGAATGTCTCTATGCAATTTGTCTCAATGGGCTGTATGCAATGTGATGATGCACCTTGTGTGAAGGTTTGTCCAATTAAGGCAACATATATGAGGGAAGATGGAATAGTTATACAAGACAACGATAAATGTATGGGATGTAAATATTGTATGACAGCGTGTCCGTATGAAGCTCGAAATTTCAATAAATATGCACCGTTTACTGAAGAGTATGACGAAAAGCCAGAGTTTATAAATCCTAGTTCGAGTCTATCTCCAAGACATACTATTGAAAAGTGCGATTTCTGTAGCCATCGCCAAGACGCTAGTGATGGAATTGCTGCTACAGCATGTGTAGTAGCCTGCCCTTCAGAGGCACGGTATATTGGTGATCTTGATGATCCAAACAGTGAAATAAATCAACTGATTAGAAGAAAGCACGCTCAACCTTTACGACCAGAGCAAAAAACAAAGCCAAAAGTTTATTACGTGTGGGATAAATAAATTCCTAAAGAAAGGGAGGTATTAAAATGTCAGTTAACACAGAAGTTCAAACAAACGTACCTTTAAAGAATTCTATTATTCCTTCAGGTACGGCGTTAATATGGGTTGTTGTTTTTGGGGTCTTAGCTGCAGTAGGACTATTCGCTGCTGGAACCATTTTAGTTCAAGGTCAGTCTTCACTAGCAGCGACAAACTTAGTTCCATGGAATATCTTTGTATCAGCCTATGTATTCTTTGTTGTTACGAGTACTGGACTATGTTTCATATCTGCATTTGGCCACGTTGTTGGAATTCACAGGTATGAAATTATAAGTAAAAGAGCAGTAACTATGTCGTTAATTATGCTAGCGGTAGGTATGATGGCAATTCTTTTAGACATAGGCCGTCCGCTAATGATGATTAACATGTTGTTTTCACCAAATCCAACATCACCTATGTTCTGGATGGGATTACTTTATGGGGTTTATGGCTTCTTATTAGTGATGGAGCTAATATCTATAATTAAAGGTAACCATAAAGCAACAAAAATCTGGGGAACACTTGGTGTTCTTTCAGCGCTAGTTGCTCACGGAACATTAGGTGCATTATTCGGGATGCTTTATGCTAGAGATTTATGGTACGGAGAATATATGCCAATCTACTTTATTCTTTCAGCATTTGTATCTGGATTAGCAGCATTATCATTGTTTATCTTTTTATCTTATGGGTCTCAAAAAAAATATATCCCTTATAAGTTAGAAGGTCTGTTAAGTGAAATCGGTCGAATTTTGGCTTATGCTTTAGGTGCATTACTATTCTTCATATTTTGGAAGTCAGTTGCTGGACTTTACGCAGGAAAAGTAGAAACACAAATGTTATTATTCGGTGAATACGCAGTTAGGTTCTGGGTATTTGAAGTAATCATTGGAATATTAGTTCCTATGTTTATCCTTGCAAATAAATCAATGAGAACAAAAGGTGGTATTGTACTTTCAGCAATTCTAGTATTAACAGGTTTAGTGATGGCTCGTTTAAATCTAGTAATTGTAGGGCAGTTATCGCGTCCATTTGAGCAAGGATTGGCATCATATAGTGCCAACGCTTTAGAAATAATGTTCTTTGCAGGATTGTTTGGAATCGCAGGTCTCCTTTACATGATTGCAAGCACTATACTGAAGTTTGAAAAATATGAAGAAAAAATGAGTAAACAATAGTCATATAAGAAGAAGAATGAGCAACAAACAACTGGTTACAAGATCAGTTGTTTGTTGTCTCTTATTAAGTCACTCCGTCAAAATCGAAAGGAGACATCTTATGTCACAATCTACAGAATTAAACGTAATTGACAACAAATCTGAGGCTAGAGCTTATATTTACAAGTGGTTACAAGAAAAATTTGTAACTCCGAATGGAGAAAAATACACTGAATTTGATTTTTCTACATTAAGGGAAGCGCTAGCTTATATTGGAATGAACAATTTGGAAGCACCGATACTTGAAATGGAAGAAACCCTCAATCAAAACTATAGTGAGAAAGATGCAGTATTAGAATTTTGCAGATTGTTCTACGGACCACAAAAGATTCCTTGTCCACCGTTCGGTTCCTATTATGTTGACACGATGATACCAATGAATAAGTCGGCAGTAATGGCTCTTGAAGAATATTTGAATTGGGGACTTGTATTGTCTGAAAACACAGGGTGCTTTCCAGATCACATTGCAATTGAATTGGAATTTATCTATTATTTAGCAGCTAAAGAAGAAGATGCTAGAGAGCAAAGGGATTATCTAAAGGCAATAGAATTAGTAGATGCTCAACAACAATTTTTAGCAAAGCACTTAATTAAATGGGTACCACAGTTTGTAGAAAAAACTGTAGAAACTACAAATCTGAAATTATTCAGTGGACTAGTAAAGTTTATTAACGAGTTTCTTAAAGAAGATTATAGATTATTGAATGATATAAAAGAGCAATACAAACAGTCAATGAATTAGATTCAAATTCTTAAATGAAATAAAAAAACGAACATGAACAAATTATGTAATTGTAAGCATAGAGGGAGAGGGGTTGATAGTATATGAGCACAGCAATAAGTAAGTGGATTGAGGGGCATTCAATGGATCTATCTTTAGTTCAATGTTTGAATAAGCAAAGTCGCAGTGTTGTATGTGATAAGTGTATCGGCGGCTGTCCAACTAATGCATTACAATTAAACAATAAAAGTGAAATAGATTTTCTTAAAGAACAGTGCTTATATTGTGGGAAATGTGTCAGTGACTGCTCGGTTTTAGCATTTGATTTCATCTCAAAGCCATATACAAAAACAATTAAACAAATGACTGCTTATCCTAATAGTTCAATTACATGCGAACAATTTGAAAAATACCAAAAAGGTATTAAAGTACCATGTTATTTACACCTTGATACTGCAATGCTCATTCATTATGTCACAGTTAATAGAAAATTACCGACAGACCATCAGAATAATATGATTGTGGAATTATATATAGGAAGCTGTGAATCTTGCCCTCAAAATAAGCATATATATATATCAGTGCAAGATCATCTGACACAAATTCAAGAATGGTTTGATCAAGTAGGTATGGCTATAAAGATAGTTGTCTCATTAGATGATAAGCACTACTTTTCTAAAATAGATGAAGAGGCTGCTGATGGGATTACTCGAAGGACATTACTTAAAAGCCTAGCGTTTAACTTTTTTAAACGTACAGAAGAACAAGAAATAGAAACGAAAGATACTGCTCCTGAGCAATTAAATGTGAAGGGAAAATTTAAATACAAACGGGAATTAATTAATCAAGGGTTTACGCTTTTTCAAGATCAAGTTGAAAATAATTGTAACGTATTACCTCATTCAGATTTTGCAATGGTAAAGAAAAAGGAGCCATGTACTCATTGTCGTATTTGCGAAAAAATCTGTCCTACTAAAGCTTTGATTTGGGAAGATAACAACAGTAACTCAACATTAAACTTTTTTCCACAAAAGTGTATTGCTTGTCGTCGTTGTGAAAGTTGTCCAATGGGATCAATTTCGGTTCTGCCTATTTCTGCATACGATTATATTCACACTAATAAACAGCAAATAGCAGAGTTGATCACTGGAAGATGTATAGATTGTGGGGATAGTATTAGAAGTTTAGGTGATACACAAGATTTGTGCCCTATCTGCATAAAAAAAAGAGAAATCGCTCAAAGCTTATTTGATAGATTATAATAAATTACTTATATATCTAGCGAAGAGGTGCATAAATAAAATGTTACAAAAATGGTTGGCTAATCCGTTTGGTAATAGCACTTCAATACAATTGGTCGAGAGTTATTGTCTGAATTTTATAAACGAGGAAATTAACTGTTCACACTGTAGAAATGTTTGTCCAACAAATGCAATTATATTTAAAAATGACAAAATAGAACTTGATCATACTAAATGTAATAAATGTAGTGTGTGCGTTCACCACTGTCCAACAGATGCTTTATTTTTGGAAACTGAAACATTGTATCATTATGAAAACAGATCGCATCTAGAGAATATGTTTGTTTGACTTGCAAAAAACAAAAAGGCATCAAGATGATATCGTCTTACCATGTCTATCGGTTATTACACCAGAACTTATTTTAGTTGCACACATGCATAACAAATGGGTTCAAGTTTTTTATAATCATCATAAATGTAGAAATTGCCCTTTAAACCATAACGTTTCAAAAACAATGGAAACTCTAAGAGAACTAGATTACATTACTAACTATGATATTGAGCTTATTGATGATGAGTTTGATAAAAAGGCAAGGAAAAAAAGCCTAAAAAAACAACAATGGTTTACGTTTCATAAACAGAAGTCAAATGAACAAACGGAGAAATTAATTTTAATTGAACAAGTAAAATTAATATTGAAAATAAAATCCCAACACCTGAAAGAAGAAAGTATCTTGCTGAATATCTAAAACGTGAAAAGCAGGAAATGTACTTGTCAGTAAATTTAGCTGAAAAATTTAAATTAATCACATTAACGGTAGATGATCATTGTGATTTATGTGAAAAGTGCGTAAATCATTGTCCAACTGGAGCATTAAACATTGTAAATAACGACGAGGGGATAACCTTATCGCATAATGTAATACAGTGTATAGATTGTGAACTTTGCAGTGACAGCTGTTTATATATAAATCGAGCACTTCAAACGTGCCTTTATGAAGGAGTGGTTTTACCTAGAGTCTTGAAAGGGGCTATTCCTTCTGAGTGGAAAAAAGGTAAAAATCTATAATGTAAAGTAGTTAATTTAAGTATTAACTACTTTTTTGATTTTCTACAAAATGTAAGAAATCAAAACTAAACTACGAATTGTTATATTTTTGTTTTTGTATCTTAATGAATTTCATAATTCATTATTTTCGCTACTAAGTTCTAAATGTAGTTACGTAGAAACCATTCGCAACTACATTTAATTTGATATAGCACGGTAAAGGTAATTATGAAATTTACTCATCTAAGGTGCTGTTATTTATAAACGTTTAATGACAATTAACGAGAAATCAGCAAAAGTAACTTAAATAAAGGTATATTAGTTTTGTGGATTATTTTAATTGTTAATACTTGAACTGTATGAGCTTAACTTTTGGAATTGCGTCTACATTACCATGTTAAATGAGGTGAACATTATT from Anaerobacillus sp. CMMVII includes these protein-coding regions:
- a CDS encoding DUF362 domain-containing protein codes for the protein MSTAISKWIEGHSMDLSLVQCLNKQSRSVVCDKCIGGCPTNALQLNNKSEIDFLKEQCLYCGKCVSDCSVLAFDFISKPYTKTIKQMTAYPNSSITCEQFEKYQKGIKVPCYLHLDTAMLIHYVTVNRKLPTDHQNNMIVELYIGSCESCPQNKHIYISVQDHLTQIQEWFDQVGMAIKIVVSLDDKHYFSKIDEEAADGITRRTLLKSLAFNFFKRTEEQEIETKDTAPEQLNVKGKFKYKRELINQGFTLFQDQVENNCNVLPHSDFAMVKKKEPCTHCRICEKICPTKALIWEDNNSNSTLNFFPQKCIACRRCESCPMGSISVLPISAYDYIHTNKQQIAELITGRCIDCGDSIRSLGDTQDLCPICIKKREIAQSLFDRL
- a CDS encoding 4Fe-4S binding protein, yielding MLQKWLANPFGNSTSIQLVESYCLNFINEEINCSHCRNVCPTNAIIFKNDKIELDHTKCNKCSVCVHHCPTDALFLETETLYHYENRSHLENMFV
- a CDS encoding 4Fe-4S dicluster domain-containing protein, with product MSVNLAEKFKLITLTVDDHCDLCEKCVNHCPTGALNIVNNDEGITLSHNVIQCIDCELCSDSCLYINRALQTCLYEGVVLPRVLKGAIPSEWKKGKNL